Proteins co-encoded in one Sporohalobacter salinus genomic window:
- a CDS encoding formate--tetrahydrofolate ligase has translation PTDFEVTVREINVSAGAGFLVALTGSVMTMPGLPKVPSAEEIDVDADGNITGLF, from the coding sequence CCAACCGATTTTGAAGTTACAGTTAGAGAAATTAATGTATCCGCAGGAGCTGGTTTCTTAGTTGCATTAACTGGTTCAGTAATGACAATGCCTGGATTACCGAAAGTACCATCAGCTGAGGAGATAGATGTTGATGCTGACGGTAATATTACTGGGTTATTCTAA